From a single Bacillus sp. NEB1478 genomic region:
- a CDS encoding beta-galactosidase — MIEIKNKQILIDGKPQLIMCGEIHYYRLDRSEWQDRLDKLREAGCNAVATYIPWLIHEPVEGQFDFTGKTRPELDLVAFIDLCKENDFYFFVRPGPFIMAEMKNEGLPYWVYKKHPEIIPVGWDGKQAPTSTVDYLAPNFLSAVRNWYEALMEVVTPRLYCNGGNIIAFQLDNEVGMLSWVSNTPDLTDFVIDDFSEWLSGKYGAELSGRYPFNFKDNESRNTAIRSPKEEYAAELMKDLGYYMRNRFARYIDTLRNFAEEFGVRDIPFVVNIHGTGGGRGLTYPIGISQLYESYTQESGYLSGSDIYFGDLDMTTFQDLYVINGLMDAVHNPDQPLTSVEFNCGDANFGNNYGGRLDPSAADFKMRMCLAQGNRLINYYLFTGGRNYRLDSSVGDGNDRIAFTGERHGFAAPISPEGEYNYTFPRMARGIKNIMSVADKVAAMDEDRDNISFAFIPDYYMTEYKYPSSDVMKEIVSNIEANRGAGAWEIVARAMLLLGYRFSATDVQNQPLSVEKTPVLVLPSARYMDSAIQSKLVHYLNKGGKVLLYGEVPLYDMEGKSCTILAEALRVKVKGVERDSHLHFLSLYAENWAAPRPEVRTHFAQVFEADGAVLPILKVYGTDDICGFDVEVGEGEAIVIAAAYACDLDFFKQVFKKLGAKAGLTHDFKHHGIFMTSTSNAEGERFLHLLNLDGLDKTFKVYENGEALFDGREVLLQSKDGVMLPLNVDLDGRKIAYSTAEIASISEGSIEFRLTQPEDVIVFEGDLEFSANEHYFVEKKRDGFTKITSRKHAKVDDKLVVEFELSLKH; from the coding sequence ATGATTGAGATTAAAAACAAACAAATCCTGATCGATGGCAAACCTCAATTGATCATGTGCGGTGAGATTCACTACTATCGTCTCGACCGCAGCGAATGGCAAGACCGACTGGACAAGCTAAGAGAAGCTGGCTGCAATGCAGTAGCGACTTATATTCCGTGGCTGATCCATGAACCGGTTGAAGGTCAGTTTGATTTTACAGGCAAGACACGTCCTGAATTGGATTTAGTCGCTTTTATCGATCTTTGTAAAGAGAACGACTTTTACTTCTTTGTTCGTCCAGGTCCGTTCATTATGGCGGAAATGAAAAACGAAGGACTTCCGTATTGGGTTTATAAAAAGCATCCTGAGATCATTCCCGTTGGGTGGGACGGAAAACAAGCGCCGACATCTACCGTTGATTATTTAGCTCCGAACTTTTTGAGTGCAGTCCGGAATTGGTATGAAGCATTAATGGAGGTTGTGACACCAAGACTTTATTGTAATGGAGGAAACATCATCGCCTTTCAGCTAGATAACGAAGTAGGAATGCTTTCGTGGGTCAGCAACACGCCTGATCTGACAGACTTTGTGATCGATGATTTTTCTGAGTGGCTGTCTGGAAAATATGGTGCAGAATTGAGTGGACGTTATCCGTTTAACTTTAAAGACAATGAATCTCGCAACACGGCGATCCGTTCTCCAAAAGAAGAATACGCAGCGGAATTGATGAAAGATCTCGGGTATTACATGCGTAACCGATTTGCTAGATATATAGATACTTTACGGAATTTTGCTGAAGAATTCGGTGTGCGTGACATCCCGTTCGTCGTAAACATTCACGGAACAGGCGGCGGTCGCGGACTAACGTATCCAATCGGCATCAGCCAGCTCTATGAATCTTATACGCAGGAATCTGGTTATCTATCAGGATCAGACATTTATTTTGGCGATCTCGACATGACGACATTTCAGGATCTCTATGTGATCAACGGCTTGATGGACGCGGTTCATAACCCTGATCAGCCATTAACATCAGTGGAATTTAACTGTGGTGACGCTAACTTCGGCAACAACTACGGAGGCCGTTTAGATCCGTCTGCAGCCGATTTTAAAATGAGAATGTGCCTCGCGCAAGGGAACCGCCTCATCAACTATTATTTGTTTACTGGCGGCCGAAACTATCGGTTGGATTCGAGTGTCGGCGATGGCAACGACCGGATTGCTTTTACAGGTGAACGCCACGGTTTCGCGGCTCCGATCAGTCCTGAAGGCGAGTACAATTACACCTTCCCTCGCATGGCGCGCGGAATCAAGAACATCATGTCAGTTGCGGATAAAGTTGCGGCGATGGATGAGGATCGTGATAACATCTCATTCGCGTTCATTCCCGACTACTACATGACCGAGTATAAATATCCGAGCAGCGATGTGATGAAAGAAATCGTGAGCAACATCGAGGCGAACCGCGGTGCGGGTGCATGGGAAATCGTCGCCCGTGCCATGCTTTTATTGGGCTATCGATTTAGTGCTACTGATGTGCAAAATCAGCCTCTGTCGGTTGAAAAAACACCAGTGTTAGTATTGCCTTCCGCTCGTTACATGGACAGTGCGATCCAAAGCAAGCTCGTTCATTATCTGAACAAAGGCGGAAAAGTTTTATTATACGGAGAAGTTCCGCTTTATGATATGGAAGGAAAATCGTGTACGATTCTTGCAGAGGCTTTGAGGGTTAAAGTAAAAGGCGTTGAGCGTGACAGCCACCTCCACTTCCTATCACTGTACGCGGAGAATTGGGCAGCACCACGGCCAGAAGTGAGAACTCACTTTGCACAAGTATTTGAGGCGGATGGGGCAGTACTGCCGATTTTAAAAGTGTATGGAACGGACGATATTTGCGGTTTTGACGTGGAGGTTGGAGAAGGCGAGGCCATTGTAATCGCAGCAGCTTATGCATGTGATCTCGACTTTTTTAAACAAGTGTTTAAAAAGCTCGGTGCAAAAGCTGGCTTGACACACGATTTCAAGCACCACGGAATTTTTATGACATCGACCTCGAACGCTGAAGGTGAGAGGTTCCTGCATCTCTTGAACCTGGACGGATTGGATAAAACGTTTAAGGTCTATGAAAATGGTGAAGCGCTGTTTGATGGGAGAGAAGTTCTTTTGCAAAGTAAAGATGGTGTAATGCTTCCATTGAACGTTGATCTAGATGGACGTAAGATTGCGTATTCGACCGCTGAAATCGCGTCGATCAGTGAAGGAAGCATCGAATTCCGCTTAACTCAGCCCGAGGACGTAATCGTATTTGAAGGTGACTTGGAATTCTCAGCAAATGAACACTATTTTGTTGAAAAAAAACGAGATGGATTTACGAAAATTACAAGCCGAAAACACGCTAAAGTCGACGATAAGCTAGTCGTGGAGTTTGAATTGAGCTTAAAACATTAA
- a CDS encoding GntR family transcriptional regulator: MAKLYQEICEYLLNKIKIGEFRPDDKVPSENELAEMFQVSRMTARKAVDSLVSRNYLYKQAGKGTYVTNQKEKIKIYFDGSMGFNERTLYNNKVPYTVVLKFEKKTHNQMIQQKLKMDEEEVYYIERLRYVDGIPAVFEITYMPVYLFPDLQQQDLSISKYDYVHSLGHNIKGNEKEFFAVIPDEHIQRQLQLNEHTPVFKVELTSSLENGLIFEYTKIFYNQKHFRFLEIYDK; the protein is encoded by the coding sequence ATGGCAAAACTATATCAAGAAATCTGTGAATATCTTTTAAACAAAATCAAAATCGGCGAGTTCCGACCAGATGATAAAGTTCCTTCTGAAAACGAACTGGCTGAAATGTTCCAAGTTAGCCGAATGACAGCAAGGAAGGCTGTTGACAGCTTAGTTTCTCGTAATTATTTATATAAACAGGCGGGAAAAGGGACGTACGTTACCAATCAAAAAGAAAAAATTAAGATTTATTTTGACGGTTCCATGGGCTTTAATGAACGGACACTTTATAACAATAAAGTTCCTTATACAGTTGTGCTCAAATTCGAAAAAAAGACTCACAATCAAATGATTCAGCAAAAGCTCAAAATGGATGAAGAAGAAGTTTATTATATTGAGCGCCTGCGGTATGTAGATGGAATTCCAGCAGTTTTTGAAATCACATATATGCCGGTCTATCTGTTTCCAGATCTGCAACAGCAAGATCTTTCAATCTCCAAATATGATTACGTTCATTCATTAGGTCACAACATAAAAGGTAACGAAAAAGAGTTCTTTGCTGTAATTCCAGATGAACACATTCAACGCCAGCTGCAATTAAATGAACATACGCCGGTATTCAAGGTAGAGCTCACGTCAAGCTTAGAGAACGGTTTAATATTTGAGTATACGAAAATATTCTACAATCAAAAGCATTTCCGTTTTCTCGAAATATACGATAAATAA
- the mngA gene encoding PTS 2-O-a-mannosyl-D-glycerate transporter subunit IIABC, with product MELSKLTSEELVILQASYKSKTEVITDLVQRLEQQGKITSADHFYKDVMKRESEGVTGMEKGLAIPHGKSSSVKEASFAVAVLENPLDDWESLDPSNRVNLVFLLAIPDGEAGSTHLTILSELSKRLVDDAYRERLVDSASSEEFLQNLDYEDKKENTNQKLNNRLMLAVTACPAGIAHTYMAAEALERAGRDQGIFVRVEKQGANGIEDPFTEEELESAEAVIFANDVQVKNADRFEALPILEASVAAPLKNAEKLIKDALALPKKTDDVKQKSTTKKVNQGKESVGQEIKQAVLTGISYIVPLIIAGGMLLAVSLFIAQAFDLQKQYDTAGTLLNLFRELGGGMLGTLMVPVLAAYISYSIADKPGLAPGFAAGLAASLINTGFVGGLLGGLVAGYLMKWMKNNIKTSGVFSGFVSFWVYPVFGTLIISALMFLVIGKPIVALNDALVGWLEGLSGSNAIILGAVLGIMASFDLGGPVNKAAYAFCIGVMADGNFLPYAAFASVKMVSAFTVTFATVLFKKYFEEYEIEVGKSTWILGLAGITEGAIPFMLKDPVRVIFSFVVGSAVTGAIVAYFGIGLPVPGAGIFSLFFLKGKALLTAMGIWFGAALIGTFISTTILVILKMQRHKKLQKQTA from the coding sequence ATGGAGCTTTCAAAGTTAACTTCTGAAGAGTTAGTCATTCTTCAAGCTTCCTATAAAAGCAAAACGGAAGTGATTACTGATCTAGTTCAAAGACTTGAGCAGCAAGGCAAGATTACATCAGCAGACCACTTTTATAAAGATGTGATGAAAAGGGAATCAGAGGGTGTCACCGGAATGGAAAAAGGTTTAGCCATTCCGCATGGCAAATCAAGCAGTGTAAAAGAAGCAAGCTTTGCGGTAGCCGTTTTGGAAAATCCGTTAGATGATTGGGAAAGTCTAGATCCATCAAATCGTGTAAATCTCGTATTCCTTTTGGCAATACCAGATGGAGAAGCGGGTTCAACTCATTTAACAATCCTATCAGAGTTAAGTAAAAGACTAGTAGATGACGCATATCGAGAACGCCTCGTTGATTCAGCGAGCTCTGAGGAATTTTTACAAAATCTCGATTATGAAGATAAAAAAGAAAATACAAATCAGAAGTTAAACAACCGTTTAATGTTAGCCGTTACAGCATGTCCGGCAGGAATCGCTCACACTTATATGGCAGCTGAAGCACTTGAACGTGCCGGCCGTGATCAAGGCATCTTCGTCCGCGTAGAAAAACAAGGCGCAAACGGGATAGAGGATCCATTTACAGAAGAAGAATTAGAATCAGCAGAAGCTGTTATTTTCGCAAATGACGTACAGGTAAAAAACGCAGATCGGTTTGAAGCTCTGCCCATATTAGAAGCGTCAGTTGCCGCACCATTAAAAAACGCTGAAAAGCTGATTAAAGATGCATTAGCACTGCCCAAAAAAACAGATGATGTAAAACAAAAAAGCACGACGAAAAAAGTGAACCAAGGCAAAGAATCAGTCGGCCAGGAAATTAAACAAGCCGTATTAACAGGAATTTCCTACATCGTTCCTCTCATTATTGCCGGTGGTATGCTGCTCGCCGTTTCCTTATTTATCGCACAAGCATTTGATCTGCAAAAACAATATGACACAGCAGGAACACTGCTCAACCTTTTCCGTGAATTAGGTGGAGGCATGCTAGGAACATTGATGGTACCTGTATTAGCAGCTTATATATCGTATTCGATCGCAGATAAACCTGGTTTAGCACCTGGTTTTGCTGCAGGTCTTGCCGCAAGTCTGATTAATACAGGGTTTGTTGGAGGTCTCCTAGGTGGTTTAGTTGCCGGTTATTTAATGAAATGGATGAAAAATAACATTAAGACTTCTGGGGTTTTTTCTGGCTTCGTTTCCTTCTGGGTCTATCCTGTATTTGGAACACTAATCATCAGTGCACTTATGTTTCTCGTCATCGGAAAACCAATCGTCGCACTAAATGATGCTTTGGTTGGTTGGCTTGAAGGTCTTTCAGGATCTAACGCAATTATTTTAGGAGCAGTACTCGGAATAATGGCTTCTTTTGACTTAGGCGGACCCGTTAATAAAGCAGCATATGCCTTTTGTATCGGAGTAATGGCAGATGGGAATTTCCTGCCTTATGCAGCATTTGCATCCGTAAAAATGGTATCTGCTTTTACAGTGACATTCGCAACGGTCCTATTCAAAAAGTATTTTGAAGAATACGAGATTGAAGTTGGAAAATCAACTTGGATACTAGGGTTGGCAGGGATTACGGAAGGAGCCATCCCTTTCATGCTGAAAGATCCCGTACGCGTCATTTTTTCATTTGTCGTCGGATCGGCTGTGACAGGTGCAATCGTAGCGTACTTCGGAATTGGTTTACCGGTGCCTGGTGCAGGAATCTTCTCGCTGTTCTTCTTAAAAGGAAAAGCGTTGCTGACAGCCATGGGAATCTGGTTTGGCGCAGCGCTCATCGGAACATTCATATCAACTACAATTCTAGTCATCTTAAAAATGCAGCGACATAAAAAACTACAAAAGCAAACAGCCTGA
- the mngB gene encoding mannosylglycerate hydrolase, giving the protein MTQNVHIVPHMHWDREWYFTTEESRILLINNMEEILTRLETDENYPYFVLDGQTVVLEDYFAVKPENKERVKKLVQQGKLIIGPWYTQTDEMVVGGESIVRNLLYGLKDSAEFGNPMKIGYLPDSFGQSEQMPHIYNGFGINRAIFWRGMTEYNGTKNSEFTWKSAGGDQVTTLLMPLGYAIGKYLPEEKEALKERMDKNFNELDGRATTPHVLIPNGHDQMPIQQNIFEVIEKLKELYPEKDFFLSNYDKLFDSIEEHQDSFEAVQGEFLEGKYMRVHKSIYSSRMDIKAKNAYLENRITNLLEPLASIAHVLGFEYHHGLIELIWKEMMKNHAHDSIGCCCSDKVHQEIMERFRLVEEKVDRLIDFYKRRIVDAVPNVPHQDKLAVFNLLPYMRNEVIESTLISKEKEFVLMDNQGTQVDYEIVHEEVIDPGLIDRQIVHYGNYDPFIKYQIQFKDEVPAFGYKTYKIERGEYSKAKALEKTTKLENEFYEITFNDNGTMNVFDKDLEKKFENLLLVEDGADEGDTYDFSPLKDDFIVTNEDVNADISCSKTSFTETAKISYNLTVPKNLESRKLQKRDGSVGVAFIITLKRGTKRIDIQAKYDNQAEDHRLRVLFPTGYSSDVSVSDHQFGSIQRKVVEPTMAVWEEEGWDERPDAINPMLSYVGLHNTEQGFALLSNSTREYEVIGNAFDTIALTQFRSVGVLGKADLLRRPNRPSGIALPTPDSQMKGEIKLDFAITTHEGDTISGKVPQRAKEYLTPMLTYNKIAHDAMRLNPVDFSTPSEFSLFEQNDDNTVLSVVKKSEKDEGLIVRLFNPSRTNELNSCLTFNAEVQKSEEVNLNEETIQNIDCIEGKYTIKHNHCSQKTYKFYIER; this is encoded by the coding sequence ATGACCCAAAACGTACACATCGTTCCTCACATGCATTGGGATAGAGAATGGTATTTCACAACAGAAGAATCACGAATTTTACTGATTAATAATATGGAGGAAATTTTAACAAGACTGGAAACAGACGAAAACTATCCTTATTTCGTTTTAGATGGTCAAACCGTTGTACTGGAGGATTATTTTGCTGTAAAACCTGAAAACAAAGAACGTGTGAAAAAGCTTGTTCAGCAAGGAAAATTAATCATCGGACCATGGTATACCCAAACAGATGAGATGGTTGTCGGCGGTGAGTCAATCGTCCGAAATCTATTATACGGGTTGAAGGATTCTGCGGAGTTTGGGAATCCGATGAAGATCGGATATTTGCCAGACTCGTTCGGACAATCCGAGCAAATGCCCCACATATATAATGGATTTGGAATCAATCGCGCCATTTTTTGGCGTGGGATGACCGAATATAACGGTACGAAAAATTCGGAGTTCACCTGGAAAAGCGCAGGCGGAGATCAAGTGACAACTCTCTTGATGCCTCTCGGGTATGCGATTGGAAAGTACTTGCCGGAAGAAAAGGAAGCACTTAAAGAGCGAATGGACAAAAATTTTAATGAATTAGACGGCAGAGCAACGACACCTCATGTTCTTATTCCGAATGGTCATGACCAGATGCCGATTCAGCAAAATATTTTCGAAGTGATCGAAAAGCTAAAAGAACTATACCCTGAAAAAGATTTCTTTTTAAGCAATTACGACAAACTTTTTGATTCCATAGAAGAGCACCAAGATTCATTCGAAGCGGTACAAGGTGAGTTCTTGGAAGGAAAGTACATGCGCGTGCATAAAAGTATCTACTCATCTCGGATGGATATTAAAGCGAAAAATGCGTATTTGGAGAACCGAATCACAAATCTATTAGAACCACTTGCTTCGATCGCTCACGTGCTAGGTTTTGAGTATCACCACGGCTTAATCGAATTGATCTGGAAAGAAATGATGAAGAATCATGCGCATGATAGTATTGGGTGCTGTTGTTCAGATAAGGTTCATCAAGAAATCATGGAAAGGTTCAGACTCGTCGAAGAAAAAGTGGATCGACTCATTGATTTTTATAAAAGAAGAATTGTCGATGCGGTACCAAATGTACCTCATCAAGATAAACTAGCTGTTTTTAACCTATTGCCGTATATGCGAAATGAAGTAATTGAATCCACTTTGATATCGAAAGAAAAAGAATTTGTACTCATGGATAATCAGGGGACTCAAGTTGATTATGAAATTGTTCATGAAGAAGTGATTGACCCAGGGCTGATCGACCGGCAAATCGTTCATTATGGAAACTATGATCCTTTCATCAAATATCAAATTCAATTTAAAGATGAAGTACCCGCATTTGGATACAAAACTTATAAAATCGAGCGCGGTGAATATTCGAAAGCAAAAGCGTTAGAAAAAACGACAAAGCTCGAAAACGAATTTTATGAAATTACGTTTAACGATAATGGAACAATGAACGTATTTGATAAGGACCTTGAAAAGAAATTTGAAAACTTATTACTCGTTGAAGACGGAGCAGATGAAGGGGATACGTATGACTTTTCTCCATTAAAAGATGATTTTATCGTCACAAATGAAGATGTAAATGCAGACATTTCGTGTAGCAAAACATCATTCACTGAGACTGCTAAGATTTCCTATAACTTAACCGTGCCAAAAAACCTGGAGAGCCGTAAACTTCAAAAACGAGATGGATCTGTTGGTGTAGCGTTTATCATTACTTTAAAAAGAGGGACAAAGCGCATCGATATCCAGGCGAAGTACGACAATCAAGCTGAAGATCACCGATTGCGTGTTCTTTTCCCAACAGGGTATAGCAGTGATGTTTCTGTAAGTGACCATCAATTTGGCTCTATCCAACGTAAAGTGGTTGAACCGACAATGGCTGTTTGGGAGGAAGAAGGCTGGGATGAACGGCCAGATGCAATCAATCCGATGCTTAGTTATGTTGGACTTCACAATACAGAACAAGGTTTTGCTCTTCTTTCTAACAGCACTAGAGAATATGAGGTTATTGGAAATGCATTTGATACTATCGCGTTAACTCAATTCAGAAGCGTTGGTGTTTTAGGAAAAGCTGATCTGCTGCGCCGTCCGAACCGTCCATCGGGAATAGCACTGCCCACACCAGACTCCCAAATGAAAGGTGAAATTAAACTTGATTTTGCCATAACAACTCATGAAGGGGACACGATTTCTGGAAAAGTTCCGCAGCGTGCGAAAGAGTATTTGACGCCTATGCTGACATACAATAAAATCGCTCACGACGCGATGAGATTAAACCCAGTTGATTTTAGTACTCCATCGGAATTTTCATTATTTGAGCAAAATGATGACAATACCGTTCTTTCTGTTGTTAAGAAAAGTGAAAAAGACGAAGGTCTGATCGTCAGATTGTTTAATCCATCCCGGACAAATGAGTTAAACAGTTGTTTAACATTTAATGCCGAAGTTCAGAAAAGCGAAGAAGTTAATTTGAATGAAGAAACCATTCAGAACATTGACTGTATAGAAGGCAAATACACGATAAAACATAACCATTGCAGCCAAAAAACGTATAAATTCTATATAGAAAGGTAG
- a CDS encoding HupE/UreJ family protein has translation MKQKGLKVFFISFFAITLLLLQAQNIAFAHPLSAAFTNINISNNQTILTYSIDSLSVIEGIGGDKNEDGKLTDKELKAISNRIEEWVEDSLVLEMNDQQQRAELEKLYLEKRADKEVVTLQFRLPGFEESQTVRLLDGIFTSGNTASSYTNFLTINYDGQISESVLQGKNREWTMLLTASQQEQQSQTAESVSVDNVSAETNHNSWTSFLVLGMNHILTGYDHLLFLFALLIRKQTFKQYAALITAFTLAHSVTLTLSVLGLINLSSSIVEPIIALSICYVAVENIFRKEIRFRWAVTFLFGLIHGMGFAGLLKEMSLPKEGIATSLISFNAGIEVVQLALVLLILPLLSWFQRSPSYKKGMVAGSILILGMGAFWLIQRLVA, from the coding sequence ATGAAACAAAAAGGATTAAAGGTTTTTTTCATCAGTTTTTTTGCAATTACTTTACTTTTGCTTCAGGCTCAAAATATTGCGTTCGCACATCCATTAAGTGCTGCCTTTACGAATATAAATATAAGTAATAATCAAACAATATTAACTTATTCAATAGATTCATTATCTGTAATCGAAGGAATTGGCGGAGACAAGAATGAAGACGGAAAACTCACTGATAAAGAGTTAAAAGCCATTAGCAATCGTATAGAAGAATGGGTTGAGGACAGTCTGGTTCTAGAAATGAACGATCAACAGCAAAGGGCTGAACTAGAAAAGCTGTATTTGGAAAAAAGAGCAGACAAAGAAGTAGTTACCTTGCAATTTAGACTGCCAGGTTTTGAAGAAAGCCAGACAGTACGTTTGTTGGACGGTATTTTCACATCCGGAAACACCGCATCTTCTTATACTAACTTTTTAACGATCAATTACGATGGTCAAATCAGCGAATCTGTTCTTCAAGGAAAAAATCGTGAATGGACGATGCTGTTAACGGCAAGCCAGCAAGAGCAGCAATCACAAACTGCTGAATCGGTGTCTGTAGACAATGTATCAGCTGAAACAAACCATAACTCTTGGACTTCATTCCTTGTTCTCGGCATGAATCATATTTTAACTGGTTATGATCACTTGCTCTTTTTATTTGCATTATTAATCCGTAAACAAACATTTAAGCAATACGCAGCATTGATTACCGCGTTTACTCTGGCACACAGTGTAACGTTAACTCTTTCGGTACTTGGTTTGATCAATTTATCTTCAAGTATTGTTGAGCCGATTATTGCACTGAGCATCTGTTATGTGGCTGTGGAAAATATCTTTAGAAAAGAAATAAGGTTCAGATGGGCTGTCACATTTTTATTCGGTTTAATTCACGGCATGGGATTTGCAGGTTTATTAAAAGAGATGTCCCTTCCTAAAGAAGGCATTGCAACTTCATTAATCAGCTTTAATGCAGGTATTGAGGTCGTCCAGCTTGCTCTCGTGCTGTTGATACTTCCGTTACTTTCATGGTTTCAAAGAAGTCCATCATACAAAAAAGGGATGGTGGCCGGCTCTATCTTAATCTTAGGAATGGGTGCATTTTGGCTGATTCAGAGGTTAGTTGCTTAA